One Flavobacteriales bacterium genomic region harbors:
- a CDS encoding RluA family pseudouridine synthase: MIPQILFEDKDLIVINKPSGWITEKNPFEKSAESWVFDYLSKPNKKAPYLGVVHRLDKVTSGVLLFAKKKSILKGIQEQFANRSIQKTYWAWVEGVPKNKKMELINFISVNKKEKKAEIVAQQTKEAKNCSLKYEIIETKTQSALLEIKPKTGRFHQIRAQLAHIHHPIIGDYKYQNKDQYTGSIKLHAQKLVFIHPKTEKQIAIIADGFC; this comes from the coding sequence ATGATTCCTCAAATACTTTTTGAGGACAAGGATTTAATTGTAATCAATAAACCTAGTGGCTGGATTACAGAAAAAAATCCATTTGAAAAATCTGCTGAATCTTGGGTATTTGACTATTTAAGTAAACCCAATAAAAAAGCACCATATCTAGGTGTGGTTCATAGACTGGACAAGGTAACCAGTGGTGTTTTGCTTTTTGCAAAGAAAAAATCTATCCTAAAAGGGATTCAAGAACAATTTGCAAATCGCTCTATTCAAAAAACTTACTGGGCATGGGTTGAAGGTGTTCCCAAAAACAAAAAAATGGAACTTATTAATTTTATTAGTGTTAATAAAAAAGAAAAAAAAGCAGAAATAGTCGCTCAGCAAACAAAGGAAGCTAAAAATTGTAGCCTAAAATATGAAATTATTGAGACCAAGACTCAATCGGCACTCCTAGAAATAAAACCAAAAACGGGTAGATTTCATCAAATAAGGGCTCAACTCGCACATATTCATCATCCAATTATTGGCGATTATAAATATCAAAACAAAGACCAATATACAGGATCCATAAAACTCCACGCACAAAAATTAGTGTTTATTCACCCCAAAACGGAAAAGCAAATTGCGATAATTGCCGATGGATTTTGTTAA
- a CDS encoding DUF983 domain-containing protein — translation MTKNQALVKSVLEHKCPKCVQSKMYVEPNPYKAATMTKMHLNCPSCGFNFYPEPGFYFGAMYITYALVAGEFIILFLLKTFLGLELGIWQFVGILLGFLLIMAPINFRFSRVIWLNLFSSYDEEVANKVKNNK, via the coding sequence ATGACCAAAAATCAAGCATTAGTTAAAAGCGTTTTAGAACATAAATGTCCAAAATGTGTGCAATCTAAAATGTATGTAGAGCCAAATCCTTACAAGGCTGCAACCATGACAAAGATGCATTTAAACTGTCCAAGTTGTGGATTTAATTTTTATCCAGAACCTGGTTTCTATTTTGGAGCTATGTATATTACTTATGCTTTAGTTGCTGGAGAATTTATTATTCTATTTCTATTAAAAACATTCTTAGGGCTAGAATTAGGAATTTGGCAATTTGTAGGTATTTTACTTGGATTTTTGCTCATCATGGCTCCTATAAACTTTCGATTCTCAAGAGTTATTTGGCTTAATCTATTTTCTTCTTATGATGAAGAAGTTGCCAATAAGGTGAAAAACAATAAATGA
- a CDS encoding pyruvate dehydrogenase complex E1 component subunit beta, whose product MRTIQFREAIAEAMSEEMRRDEKIFLMGEEVAEYNGAYKASKGMLDEFGSKRVIDTPIAELGFAGIATGAAMNGLRPIVEFMTFNFSLVAIDQVINSAAKMYQMSGGQFNVPIVFRGPSGSAGQLAAQHSQSFENWFANCPGLKVVVPSNPYDAKGLLKAAIRDNDPVCFFESEVMYGDTGEVPEGEYIIPLGVADIKKAGEHVSLVTFGKITKIALEAANRLEEEGISVEVIDLRSIRPLDINTVLESVKKTNRLVILEEAWPFASVSSEIIAQVQEKAFDYLDAPIQRINTADTPMAYAPTLVEEFMPDANEVVEKIKKVLYVK is encoded by the coding sequence ATGAGAACCATACAATTTAGAGAAGCCATTGCTGAGGCAATGTCTGAAGAAATGCGAAGAGACGAGAAAATTTTCCTTATGGGAGAAGAAGTCGCAGAATATAACGGAGCCTACAAAGCAAGTAAAGGAATGTTGGACGAATTTGGTTCCAAAAGAGTTATTGACACTCCTATTGCTGAATTAGGTTTTGCAGGAATAGCCACAGGAGCTGCCATGAATGGACTTCGTCCAATTGTAGAATTTATGACTTTTAACTTTTCGCTTGTAGCGATTGACCAAGTGATTAATTCTGCTGCAAAAATGTACCAAATGTCTGGTGGGCAATTCAATGTACCTATTGTATTCCGAGGACCTTCTGGTTCTGCTGGTCAATTGGCGGCACAACACTCTCAGTCTTTTGAAAACTGGTTTGCCAACTGCCCAGGACTTAAAGTAGTTGTTCCTTCAAACCCTTATGATGCCAAAGGATTACTAAAAGCGGCTATTAGAGATAATGATCCCGTTTGTTTCTTTGAATCAGAAGTAATGTATGGAGATACTGGTGAAGTACCTGAAGGAGAATATATCATTCCTTTAGGAGTTGCCGATATAAAGAAAGCAGGTGAACACGTAAGCTTGGTAACTTTTGGAAAAATTACTAAAATTGCCTTAGAAGCAGCAAACAGACTCGAAGAAGAAGGAATTTCTGTTGAAGTTATTGATCTTCGATCAATTCGTCCGCTAGATATCAATACCGTATTGGAATCAGTAAAAAAGACCAATAGATTAGTTATTCTCGAAGAGGCATGGCCATTTGCGTCTGTTTCTTCAGAAATTATTGCTCAGGTTCAAGAAAAAGCCTTTGACTATCTTGATGCACCAATTCAAAGAATCAATACTGCAGATACACCTATGGCCTATGCTCCGACACTTGTGGAAGAGTTTATGCCAGATGCAAATGAAGTTGTTGAAAAAATAAAAAAAGTTCTTTACGTTAAATAA
- a CDS encoding DUF5777 family beta-barrel protein, with protein sequence MLKTYILSGVLLLGTAHLKAQDDLLAELESETTAEVFELPAFKGMRIASQQSTKLAAKGDLYFNIFHRFGTIKGGVEEFFGLDQASTTIEFVYGISDKVQLGISRESFKKTYTGSLKYKLAKQTQEFPLHLALYTTANVNTELNSDNIKNYQFSTRMSYGLQFLASRKINDKLSLQLSPTYIRENLVLNENYNHDQIALGIGGRYKLSKRFSVNLEYAYNFSRPENSVFKNPLTLGVDIETGGHVFQMMFSSAQSTSIPGHFSRSDGDWTEGNIFFGFNITRVF encoded by the coding sequence ATGCTAAAAACTTATATATTATCAGGAGTTCTGCTCTTAGGAACGGCTCATTTAAAAGCTCAAGACGATTTGTTGGCTGAACTGGAATCGGAAACTACTGCAGAAGTTTTTGAACTCCCTGCTTTTAAGGGAATGAGGATTGCTTCTCAACAGAGTACAAAATTAGCGGCAAAAGGAGATTTATATTTTAATATTTTTCACCGCTTTGGAACGATAAAAGGTGGTGTTGAAGAATTCTTTGGTTTAGACCAAGCAAGTACTACAATAGAATTTGTCTATGGTATCAGTGATAAAGTTCAACTTGGAATTAGTAGAGAATCTTTTAAAAAAACCTATACGGGATCTTTAAAATATAAACTCGCAAAGCAAACACAAGAATTCCCACTACATTTAGCGCTTTATACTACTGCAAATGTAAATACAGAACTCAATTCTGATAATATCAAAAACTATCAATTCTCTACCCGTATGAGTTATGGATTACAGTTTTTGGCATCTAGGAAAATTAATGATAAACTTTCTTTACAACTCTCTCCTACCTATATCAGAGAGAATTTAGTATTGAACGAAAACTACAATCATGATCAAATTGCTTTGGGAATTGGAGGAAGATACAAACTCAGTAAACGTTTTTCTGTAAATTTAGAATATGCTTATAACTTTTCTAGACCTGAAAACAGTGTTTTCAAAAATCCCCTAACATTGGGAGTGGATATAGAAACAGGCGGGCATGTATTCCAAATGATGTTCTCAAGTGCACAAAGCACTTCGATCCCAGGGCATTTCAGCAGATCTGATGGAGACTGGACTGAAGGAAATATCTTTTTCGGATTTAATATAACAAGAGTTTTCTAG
- a CDS encoding YceI family protein yields MKKLFITALLLLGFHQTWAQKYFTRTGHTDFKASVEAFEPVEAENKSTTAIIDSEKGTMAALVFVNAFKFEIALMQEHFNENYMDSDKFPKASFKGSFESLKVESLTATPQKHQLMGTLTIRGISKKIETTPMISLKNGKIMVKGFFKVKPQDFDIEIPSAVRNKIAKELIISYHYELEKR; encoded by the coding sequence ATGAAAAAACTATTTATTACCGCATTACTTTTGCTAGGGTTTCATCAAACTTGGGCACAAAAGTATTTTACAAGAACTGGTCATACCGATTTTAAAGCTTCGGTGGAAGCTTTTGAACCAGTAGAAGCTGAAAACAAAAGTACTACAGCCATCATTGACAGTGAAAAAGGAACTATGGCTGCATTGGTTTTTGTGAATGCTTTTAAATTTGAAATCGCCCTTATGCAAGAGCATTTCAATGAAAATTATATGGATTCTGACAAATTTCCTAAAGCCAGTTTCAAAGGAAGTTTTGAATCTCTAAAAGTAGAGAGTTTAACTGCTACACCTCAAAAACATCAGTTGATGGGAACGCTTACCATTAGAGGAATTTCAAAAAAAATTGAAACAACTCCTATGATCAGCCTGAAAAATGGAAAAATCATGGTGAAAGGTTTTTTTAAAGTAAAACCTCAAGATTTTGATATAGAAATCCCAAGTGCTGTAAGAAATAAAATTGCAAAAGAACTCATTATAAGCTATCACTATGAACTGGAAAAAAGGTAA
- a CDS encoding arginase: MSELGAGTRGASLGYDALWVASINAGKRDFFNQFPTTSVAVRNDLLFDETDTPQAKYLEGIAEVYENLSQEVQNAFENKEFPILISGAHSVSGGTIKGIADAFPDANIGVVWIDAHADIHSPYTSPSGNVHGMPLATALCLNDNEFQLDDRVIDPKTKEIWDELCGDKPRISPDDLVYFAVRDTEIPEDEIIEDLGIKNFTVEEVRMKGPKKCVNEALESLNHCDILYISFDVDSMDSMISKGTGTPVLNGLTQVVAEKIIYYLFQSQKVACFEMVEINPTLDDKENKMAETAFSILEKIVKM; encoded by the coding sequence ATGTCCGAATTAGGGGCAGGAACAAGAGGAGCAAGTTTAGGGTATGATGCCCTTTGGGTGGCATCTATCAATGCTGGAAAGAGAGATTTTTTTAATCAATTTCCTACCACAAGTGTGGCTGTAAGAAATGATTTATTGTTTGATGAAACCGATACGCCTCAAGCAAAATATTTAGAAGGAATTGCCGAGGTGTATGAAAATTTGTCTCAAGAAGTGCAAAATGCTTTTGAAAACAAAGAATTTCCGATCCTTATTTCTGGAGCACATTCGGTTTCTGGAGGAACAATAAAAGGAATTGCAGATGCTTTTCCTGATGCAAATATCGGGGTTGTATGGATAGATGCTCATGCCGATATCCATTCGCCATACACTTCTCCAAGTGGAAATGTACACGGTATGCCATTGGCAACAGCATTATGTCTTAATGATAATGAATTCCAGTTGGATGACCGAGTAATTGACCCTAAAACGAAAGAAATTTGGGATGAATTGTGTGGTGATAAACCTAGAATTTCTCCAGATGATTTGGTGTATTTTGCGGTAAGAGATACCGAAATTCCTGAAGATGAGATTATAGAAGATTTGGGAATTAAGAATTTCACGGTAGAAGAAGTGAGAATGAAGGGGCCCAAGAAATGTGTGAACGAAGCTCTTGAAAGTTTGAATCATTGTGATATTCTCTATATCTCGTTTGATGTAGATAGTATGGATTCTATGATTTCAAAAGGAACAGGAACACCTGTTTTAAACGGACTTACTCAAGTGGTAGCGGAAAAGATTATTTATTACCTTTTCCAGTCTCAAAAGGTGGCTTGTTTTGAAATGGTAGAAATCAATCCAACCTTAGATGATAAAGAAAATAAAATGGCAGAAACAGCCTTTTCCATTTTGGAAAAAATAGTAAAAATGTAA
- the argS gene encoding arginine--tRNA ligase: MQQIENILTSQVQKVVEELYGLENAPISFQKTRKEFEGDITLVTFPFLKAAKKKPEMVGEEIAHKLMEIEPKVVGFQVVKGFLNLSISDEYWKSILAESLKKENYGWQKANETSETVLVEFASPNTNKPLHLGHIRNILLGYSVSLINEAAGNYVKKVQVINDRGIHICKSMLAWQKYGAGETPESSEMKGDHLVGKYYVKFDQVYREEIKALKEKGMEEKEAKAQAPIFLEAQEMLRKWEGNDPEIMKLWEMMNQWVYDGFEVTFKRMGVGFDKNYYESDTYILGRDVVLEGLEKEVFYRREDQSVWCDLTDKKLDEKLVLRSDGTSVYMTQDIGTAIERHKDFSFNKMIYTVGDEQNYHFKVLFLILEKLGYSWAQNCSHLSYGMVDLPSGKMKSREGTVVDADDLMEAMFLEAQKQGAERGSYEGVDAKLQEELNEIIGQGALKYYILKVDPKKRMTFNPDESVDLQGNTAPFIQYAHARICSILRKYEGVENVDIHKAELDTYAKGLVKLIYDYPEVIQLAAQESSPALIANYTYDLVKNFNHFYQNSPILSLEDENLKALRINVCQSVAKIIKSSMSLLGIQVPDRM; the protein is encoded by the coding sequence ATGCAACAAATAGAAAATATACTTACCAGTCAAGTTCAAAAAGTAGTAGAAGAACTTTACGGACTAGAAAATGCACCAATTTCTTTTCAGAAAACAAGAAAAGAATTTGAAGGAGATATTACTTTAGTTACTTTCCCTTTTCTAAAAGCAGCTAAGAAAAAACCAGAGATGGTGGGTGAAGAAATTGCTCACAAACTTATGGAGATTGAACCTAAAGTAGTAGGTTTTCAAGTAGTAAAAGGTTTTTTGAATCTTTCAATTTCTGATGAGTACTGGAAATCCATTTTAGCAGAATCTCTTAAAAAAGAAAACTATGGGTGGCAAAAAGCCAATGAAACATCAGAAACTGTTTTGGTGGAATTTGCATCACCTAATACAAATAAACCACTTCACCTAGGTCATATACGAAATATCCTTTTGGGGTATTCTGTTTCTCTTATCAATGAGGCAGCAGGAAATTATGTAAAGAAAGTACAAGTGATCAACGATCGTGGAATTCATATTTGTAAGTCTATGTTGGCTTGGCAAAAATATGGAGCTGGAGAAACACCAGAATCTTCGGAAATGAAAGGGGATCATTTAGTAGGAAAATACTATGTGAAATTTGATCAGGTTTATAGAGAAGAAATCAAGGCATTGAAGGAAAAAGGTATGGAGGAAAAAGAAGCGAAAGCTCAAGCTCCAATCTTTTTAGAAGCCCAAGAAATGCTTAGAAAATGGGAAGGAAATGATCCCGAGATCATGAAGCTTTGGGAAATGATGAATCAATGGGTTTATGATGGCTTTGAGGTGACCTTTAAAAGAATGGGGGTAGGGTTTGATAAAAATTATTACGAATCAGATACCTATATTCTTGGGCGTGATGTGGTTTTGGAAGGTCTGGAGAAAGAAGTTTTCTATAGAAGAGAAGATCAATCTGTATGGTGTGATTTAACAGATAAAAAGCTGGATGAAAAGCTTGTTTTACGTTCAGATGGGACTTCAGTGTATATGACACAAGACATTGGAACAGCCATAGAGCGTCATAAAGATTTTTCTTTTAATAAGATGATTTATACCGTAGGTGATGAACAGAATTATCACTTCAAAGTACTCTTTTTAATTCTAGAAAAATTGGGATACTCATGGGCACAAAACTGCTCGCATCTTAGTTATGGAATGGTCGATTTGCCTTCGGGAAAAATGAAATCTCGAGAAGGAACGGTGGTAGATGCAGACGATTTAATGGAAGCCATGTTTCTTGAAGCTCAAAAACAAGGAGCAGAGCGAGGTTCTTATGAAGGAGTAGATGCAAAACTCCAAGAAGAACTGAATGAAATCATCGGACAAGGTGCTTTGAAATATTATATACTAAAAGTGGATCCTAAGAAGCGAATGACTTTTAATCCAGATGAATCTGTAGATTTACAGGGAAATACGGCTCCGTTTATCCAGTATGCACATGCACGTATTTGCTCGATTCTTAGAAAATATGAAGGAGTAGAGAATGTGGATATCCACAAGGCAGAACTCGATACTTATGCCAAAGGATTGGTAAAACTCATTTATGATTATCCAGAGGTTATTCAGTTAGCTGCTCAAGAATCTAGCCCAGCTTTGATTGCTAATTATACCTATGATTTGGTGAAGAATTTTAATCATTTTTATCAAAACTCACCAATCTTGAGCCTAGAAGATGAAAATCTGAAGGCTTTGAGAATCAATGTATGTCAATCGGTAGCTAAAATTATTAAATCTTCTATGAGTTTATTAGGAATTCAAGTTCCCGATAGAATGTAG
- the speD gene encoding adenosylmethionine decarboxylase — protein MNKHLGNQVTIDFYDCSYSVINSVEKITEIMEGIAKYMGLHIVNTTIHAFSPIGVSGVVVIEESHIAVHTWPEYGFVAIDFFTCNQTVEILKAKAWLKEQLESQKEEIQEIKRGNPAFLNKKTPV, from the coding sequence ATGAATAAACATTTGGGAAATCAAGTAACGATTGATTTTTATGATTGCTCTTATTCTGTCATAAATTCTGTAGAAAAAATAACGGAAATTATGGAAGGAATCGCTAAATATATGGGCTTGCATATTGTAAATACTACTATTCATGCCTTTTCTCCTATCGGGGTGAGTGGAGTAGTTGTTATAGAAGAAAGTCATATTGCGGTGCATACTTGGCCAGAATATGGTTTTGTAGCAATTGATTTTTTTACGTGTAATCAAACCGTGGAGATCCTTAAAGCAAAAGCTTGGTTAAAAGAACAATTAGAATCTCAAAAAGAAGAAATTCAAGAAATTAAAAGAGGTAATCCTGCATTTTTAAACAAAAAAACTCCTGTATAG
- a CDS encoding DUF4178 domain-containing protein has product MFWKNKNSQLDDWKIGDQIKYMSEKWEIIAKDRYEWIPSGNSVEYTLKSGFDEMFLEVEKEKDQWELTLTRKIDLGLDEMKEALENKEFEYQGMFYELEESYKGIFSSETNNLGRERVEEFVFYSDENQLICISYWGQDDYEAHFGKEISINEIKKK; this is encoded by the coding sequence ATGTTTTGGAAAAATAAGAATAGTCAATTGGATGATTGGAAAATTGGTGATCAGATTAAATATATGTCTGAAAAATGGGAAATTATTGCCAAAGATAGATATGAATGGATTCCTTCGGGAAACAGTGTTGAATACACCTTAAAAAGTGGATTTGATGAAATGTTTCTAGAGGTGGAAAAAGAAAAAGATCAGTGGGAACTTACTTTAACAAGAAAAATAGATCTTGGTCTCGATGAAATGAAAGAAGCTTTGGAGAATAAAGAATTTGAATACCAAGGAATGTTTTATGAGCTCGAAGAAAGTTATAAAGGAATTTTTAGCTCAGAAACCAATAATTTGGGAAGAGAAAGGGTTGAGGAGTTTGTATTTTATTCTGATGAAAATCAGCTAATTTGTATCAGTTATTGGGGGCAGGATGATTATGAAGCTCATTTTGGAAAAGAAATAAGCATTAACGAAATAAAGAAAAAGTGA